A region of the Vibrio rumoiensis genome:
GAATTGTTAGAAGAAGCGGGCTACAATAAATCTAATCCACTGAAATTTACTCTTCTCTACAATACGGATGACAATCATAAGAAAAATGCCGTAGCGATTGCTTCTATGTGGAAAAAATCACTTGGCTTTGTTGATGTGACATTAGAAAACCAAGAGTGGAAAACTTACCTAGATACGCGCCGTCAAGGTGACTTTGAAGTGACTCGCGCAGGTTGGTGTGGAGATTATAATGAAGCATCAGCATTCTTATCGTTAATGCAATCCAACAACAGCTCGAATGACCCTCGCTACCACAGCAAAGAATACGATACTGTAATGGAAAAGGCATTGAACTCGACTAGTGACCAAGAGCGTGCAGATTTGTATGCAGAAGCGGAGAAACTACTGGCTCGTGACATGCCAATTGCTCCTATCTTCCAATACGTAAAAGCTCGTTTGGTGTCTCCTCTGGTTGGTGGCTTCCCGCAACATAACGCAGAAGATAAAATTTATACGAAAGACCTGTATAAAATTGCTAAGTAATTAAAATTTAAGGTTAGGTTCTGTATGGAGACATGCAGAACCTATTTTTATTTTTATCGTTTAGAAAAGTGTTAGAAGTATCAATAGTGAATATATTGGTCTTTGATGGGAGCGGCTTAAACCATTGGTGATTGAATGAAGTTATTTGTTTTTTATTTATACAAGTAACTGGTGTTTTTATATGGAAACAAAATATTGACGTCACAATATCTGTGGTTTTAGTGCCAAGTTGGTAGATTATTCTGTTGAATGTTGTTAATGTTTGTCTTAAGGAATAGCGTGAAAAGCTATTAAGCGTAAGGATTGCGCTGAATATTGCTTTTATTGACAACTAAATAACATGCTTATTTCTAATCATACAGGTCATGGAGTCGATGTATGTATTTGAACGGAATTTCAAAAAATAGCACTCAAATCGTTGCCAATAGCGCGACAAAAATGATGCTAATAAGTGAAGGCAAAACGCTGAATCACTTAATCTCTTTTTCATTAAAAGAGTGCTTACCCCATTCAATACCTCTTAATGCTTCTTCTATGGCCAAGATGATTGGCAAAAACTCAGTGGTATCTCAATCTTACTTTATGCCTAGCCTTTCAAGGTGTGTATCAAGTTTAAGTGTCGATGCTGCAAACATAATAAAAATAATATAACAAGGAATGTCCAACACATGATGGGCAAACTATTCATTAGTCACAACTGGAAGTTTTACTATGTTTAAATTCATTTTTAAAAGGCTGATCGAAGCAATACCAACCTTATTGGTATTGATTACGGTGTCTTTCTTCCTAATGCGCTTTGCTCCAGGTAACCCGTTCTCAAGTGAGCGTCCGTTGCCTCCTGAAGTGATGGCAAATATTAATGCTAAATATGGCTTAGATAAGCCGGTTTTAGTGCAATACACCACTTATTTGACCAATATTCTCCAAGGTGATTTTGGCCCTTCATTTAAGTACCAAGATTACACCGTGAATGAGTTGGTTTACGCGGCTCTTCCGGTTTCGGCTAAAGTTGGCTTTTTTGCCTTTATCTTTACTCTTATTGCCGGGGTCGGGGTCGGAACCATTGCGGCTCTGCGGCAAAATACCTGGATCGATTACACCATTATGTCCACTGCGATGCTCGGGGTGGTGATGCCCTCATTCGTACTTGCGCCTGTATTAATTTATATCTTTTCTATTAACTTAGGTTGGTTCCCAGCGGGTGGTTGGAAAGATGGTGGCTTCCAGTACCTATTCTTACCGATGGTGGGGATGTCTTTATTGTACGTTGCGACATTTGCTCGTATTACTCGCGGTAGCATGATTGAAACCTTAAACAGTAACTTTATTCGTACTGCCCGCGCCAAAGGGTTGAGCTATAAATATATTGTGTTTAAACATGCTTTAAAGCCTGCGTTACTTCCTGTGGTGTCTTATATGGGACCTGCGTTTGTCGGTATCATTACCGGTTCGGTGGTAATCGAAACCATTTTCGGCCTGCCGGGAATTGGTAAGCTGTTCGTGAATGCGGCGTTTAACCGTGATTATTCATTAGTGATGGGGATAACCATATTAATTGGTTTCCTATTCATTCTTTTCAATGCCATTGTCGATGTACTACTGGCTTATATTGATCCGAAAATTCGCTACTAATCAGGGACTGACGCTATGTTAACGAAAAAAGAAAATTTAGAGGCGATCGAAAAGTTCTCTGAGAACTTAGAAATTGAAGGTCGTAGCCTTTGGCAAGATGCTCGTATTCGCTTTATGCGCAATAAAGCCGCGATGGTGAGCTTGGTTATTTTGGCATTGATTACTTTATCGGTGATCTTCCTACCAATGTTCGCGCATTTTGCTTATGACGATACAGATTGGTATGCCTTACAAGCGGCGCCCTCTGCTGAACATGTATTTGGCACAGACAGCCTAGGTCGAGACTTGTACGTTCGAACCTTAATGGGGGGACGAATTTCATTGATGGTCGGTGTGTTAGGGGCATTCGTTGCGGTATTAATTGGTACGCTTTACGGTGCAGCCTCTGGCTTCATTGGTGGTAAGGTCGATCGTATTATGATGCGTATTTTGGAAATTCTATACGCCGTACCGTTCATGTTCTTAGTTATTGTACTGGTGACGTTTTTTGGCCGTAACATCATTTTAATCTTTGTGGCGATCGGGGCCATTGCTTGGCTTGATATGGCACGTATTGTTCGTGGCCAAACATTGAGCTTACGTAATAAAGAGTTCATTGAAGCGGCGCATGTGTGTGGTGTCAGTAACTGGAAAATCATTACTCGTCACATTGTGCCAAACGTACTCGGTATCGTTGCTGTATATTCAACGCTATTGGTACCAAGCATGATTCTTACCGAGTCATTCTTATCTTTCCTTGGGTTAGGTGTTCAAGAGCCTATGACCAGTTGGGGAGCGTTATTGCAAGAGGGTGCACAAACCATGGAGATTGCGATTTGGCAACTTGGTTTCCCTGCGGCCTTCATGGTTGTCACGCTGTTCTGCTTTAACTATGTCGGCGATGGTCTGCGCGATGCGCTGGATCCAAAAGACCGTTAATAGCTTGCTGAAGCCAAAAAGAATTTAAGGAAAGAGAATGAGTAATTTATTAGATGTACAAGACTTAAGGGTTGAGTTTAAAACCCAAGACGGCATGGTTACTGCGGTTAACGATTTAAGCTTTTCAATCAAGCAAGGGGAAACGCTTGGCATTGTGGGTGAATCAGGTTCGGGTAAATCTCAAACCGTGTTTGCCATCATGGGCTTGCTGGCGAAAAACGGAGTGATCAGCGGCAGTGCTAAATTTGAAGGTAAAGAAATCTTAAATTTGCCAGAAAAAGAGCTCAATAAGATTCGCGCAGAAGAAATTGCGATGATTTTCCAAGACCCAATGACCTCACTTAACCCATATATGAAGGTGAGTGAGCAGTTAATGGAAGTGTTGATGCTGCATAAAGGCATGGGCAAAACCGAAGCGTTTGAAGAGTCGGTCCGTATGCTTGAAGCGGTGAAAATTCCTGAAGCGCGTAAGCGTATCAATATGTACCCACATGAGTTTTCAGGTGGTATGCGTCAGCGTGTCATGATTGCGATGGCTTTGCTTTGCCGTCCAAAACTATTGATTGCCGATGAACCTACCACAGCGCTGGATGTAACAGTACAAGCGCAAATCATGGATTTATTGAATGAGCTAAAAGACGAATTCAATACGGCGATTATTATGATTACCCACGATTTAGGCGTGGTCGCTGGCTCATGCGAAAAAGTCCTTGTAATGTATGCTGGGCGTACAATGGAATACGGTTCGGTAGATGAAATATTCTACAAGCCAAGTCACCCATACAGTGAAGGTCTACTACGTGCGATTCCTCGCCTTGATACCGAAGGCGAAGAATTACCAACCATTCCAGGTAACCCACCAAACTTGCTACGTTTGCCAACGGGCTGTCCGTATCAAGAGCGTTGTCACCGTGTTACCGATCGTTGTCGCAAAGAAGCACCACAACTTTTACCATTTGGTGAAGACCGTTTCCGTGCTTGTTTTTCTGAATGGGAGACTTGGAAGTCATGAGCATTACAAACGAAGTAAAAACAGAGCAACCAAGCATTGTTGAACCAAAAGCGAAAATTGAAAAAGTGGCGCTTGCTGACAAAAATTTACTGCTGGATATTAAAGATTTAAAAGTTCACTTCAATATCGCCTCAAAATCAGCTTGGCCTTGGTCAAAACCCGCTAAATTAAAAGCGGTAGACGGTGTTAATGTACGCTTGTACGAAGGTGAGACTCTTGGCGTAGTCGGCGAGTCTGGTTGTGGTAAATCCACATTTGCACGCGCGATTGTTGGCTTAGTGGAAGCAACGGAAGGTGAAGTGCTGTGGTTAGGCCAAGACCTCACTCGTATGCAAGCGGTACAAAAGCGTGAAAAGCGTAAAGAAATTCAAATGATTTTCCAAGATCCACTGGCTTCGCTTAACCCGCGAATGACGGTGGGAGACATCATCGCCGAGCCTTTAGTCACGTTTTATCCAAAACTGTCTAAAGCGGAAGTGAAAGCCAAAGTGAAAGCGATGATGGATAAAGTAGGTCTATTGCCAAACGTGATTAACCGCTACCCGCATGAATTTTCAGGGGGGCAGTGTCAGCGTATTGGTATCGCGCGCGCACTTATTTTGAACCCGAAAATGATCATCTGTGACGAGCCAGTTTCCGCCCTTGATGTATCGATTCAGGCTCAGGTTGTGAATCTACTCAAAGAGCTGCAACGTGAGTTGGGCTTGAGCTTAGTGTTTATTGCCCATGATCTATCGGTAGTAAAACACATCTCAGATCGCGTATTGGTGATGTATCTAGGTAATGCAGTAGAACTGGGTGAGTCGGATGCATTATTTGCCAATCCAAAACATCCATACACCAAAGCTTTGATGTCAGCCGTACCGATCCCAGATCCTAAAAAAGAACGCGCCAAAGTGATTCAAATGCTGGAAGGGGATTTGCCATCGCCGATCAACCCACCATCGGGCTGTGTGTTTAGAACTCGTTGTCCAATTGCAACCGCGCAATGTGCCGAGCAAAAGCCACAGATCAAAGGGACGGACGTTCACGCGGTATCGTGTTTGCTGGTGGATTAGCGAAACGGGATTAATCTCGTTTTATTAATGATAAAGCAGCGCTGTTAAAGCGCTGCTTTTTTTGTTGTGCGCCGAGCATGGCGTTGATCTAGGAGGTGAAAGTCCTCTACGGGCTTAGTCGAGCAAGAACCGTTAGCCTATGCAAGGGTGTTCACCGTGAGGTGAAATCTGAAGGAAGCAAATGGCAAAATTTGGTTATGACGAACAGAAACTTGATAGTAGGCTTGTGCAACTTGGGTAACCTTGCAACAGATAGAATAGCCCAATGCCTCGACGGGAAGTGTGTACAAGTAAATCAAGCATAACCAAAGGAAAGAGCAACGTCTTACCTCGGGAGATCTTACCGCCTGTCTTCAAGAAGACTAACGTCGCCGTGAGGCGTCGTGAAGGGTGATAAGAAGTCAGCCGAAGGCATAGTATTTTAAGTTAGTACAGCTTAAAAGAAGGCCTGAACCGAATACATCAAGAAGCAGTCGCAGGACACTCAAATTCAGTGGAGTCACAGCAACGATGAAAACCATCTCTCCGTCCCAATCGGTAATACCGCCAGTAGCACTGAGGGTGACGAAGCGTGACAAGCGAAATTGGCGTAGAAAGAAGGACGAGTCTTGGTAAACACATCTCAATTGCTGGAGAGCATCTGCGAACCAGCTAATCTGAACGAAGCACTACGCCGAGTCAAAAGCAATAAAGGTTGTGCGGGTGTCGATAAACTCAACATTGAAGCAACCATTAATCTGCTCAAGCAAAACGGAAATGGTCAGCAACTGCGACAATCTATTATAGATGGTAGTTACCAACCACAACCCGTACTAGGTGTAGAGATACCGAAATCCTCTGGAGGATTTCGACAGCTTGGGATCCCGACAGTGATCGATCGTATGGTTCAACAAGCCATCGTGATTAAACTAACGGAGATCCTTGAGCCAACATTTTCTTCAAATAGTTTTGGCTTTCGCCCGAACCGAAGTGCACACGATGCACTTGTTCAAGGAAGCTATTACATTCGAAAAGGGAAAAGCTTTGTCGTTGATATCGATTTAGAAAAGTACTTTGATACTGTGAACCACGATCGGCTCATGCATCGTTTATCCAAACAAATTGAGGATAAACGGGTATTAAAACTAATTAGAAGATATCTACAATCTGGCCTGATGCGAAATGGTTTAATGGAGAAGAGGCAAAAGGGAACACCACAAGGTGGTCCCTTGTCTCCGCTACTATCAAACGTTGTATTAGATGAGCTTGATAAAGAGCTAGAAAGAAGAGGCCATAAGTTTTGTCGATATGCAGACGACTGCCAAATTTATGTCGGTAGTCAGGCAGCAGCAGAGCGGGTAAAAGCCTCAATAACGTCCTACTTGGAAGGCAAGTTAAAACTCAAGGTAAACCGAGAGAAAAGTGCAGCCACCCGAATAGAAAATAGACGCTATTTAAGCCACCGTTTCAAGAGCAATGGTGAAATTCAAATTTCACCAGAAGCCCTAACTCGAATGAAAAGACGAGTTAGACAAATAACGAAGCGGAACAGAGGAAGGGAGTTATCTCGTATAATCAAGGAGCTAACTCAATACCTCAGAGGTTGGCAGCATTACTTCAAACTAGCACTGAGGAAAAGAGTAATGACAAACCTAGACAGTTGGATAAGACGCCGACTGCGGTGCTACCGCCTAAAACAACGTAAGCGAAAATACAGCATAGCGACATGGCTTCAAAATAATGGAGTGAGTGAACGTAATGCTTGGAAAATCGCCATGTCAGATAAAGGTTGGTGGAAGTTATCACGTACACCTCAAGTAAATCATGCCATGTCAAATGTCAGATTCACTGAGATGGGGTTATATTCGTTACTAGATGGATATGACATACTGAAAATGTATTCGGAACCGCCGTATGCGACCCACGCTTGTGCGGTGGTGTGAGAGGACGGAGGCCGTGAGGCCCCCTCCTACTCGATTATATCATGTATAAAAGTGAAATCTTTGTTTAGTCATTGGTTTTTGATTTAGTTGATTGAGCTAAGTAATCTAACCCCATAGAATAACGAAAATAAAAATAAATTCAGGCCATATAAGGTCTTTTGCTGCTAGAGGGAATTAGGGTGAAGAGTAAAAAAATATCCGTGCCAACGGTATATGATGTAGCGGAGCTGGCGGGTGTATCGCCAAGTACGGTATCTCGCTTTCTTAATCGCACCACATTTGTTGCGCCAGATAAAAGCCAACTGATCGAGAATGCGATTTCAACGTTAGGTTACAAGCCAAGTACGCGCCAAGGGGCAAAAAGTGTCACACGCAGTATGACACTTGGGGTGTTGATCCAAAGCGCCGAAAGCCCGTTTTCCAGTGAGATTCTTTATGGGATGGAAAAAGCCGTCACTAGCCGTGGCTATAATCTACTCATTGCAACCGGTTATTGGAATAATGAAGCTGAAACCAAAGCGATGGATAAGCTGATTGCTCAAAAAGTCGATGGCATTATGACTTTGACTGGCACGCTCAGTGATGAGCAAGTCAACCGTTATGCCACCAGTAAACCAATCGTGGCGATTGGGCGATCGATGGAAGGTAAAAACGTTACCTCAATTAAAGTTGATAATAGTATTGGGGCTTACATGGCGACCAATCACTTAATTCAGCAAGGGCATAGCCGCATTGTTCATTTGCAAGGGATTGTTAGTCATAGTGATGCTCAACAACGACTAGAAGGTTATAAGCGCGCATTGACTGATGCTGGTTTGCCGATTAACGAAAGACTGATCCGTCGTGGTGAGTTTGAAATGAAAGATTCTTTTGATGCGGTGACGCGTTTAATTAAAGAGAAACAGCCGTTTAGTGCTATTTTTGCCGCCAATGATCAAAGTGCCTACGGAGCAATGCAAGCTCTGTATCAACATGGCATCCGCGTTCCGGCTCAGGTTTCGGTGGTTGGTTTTGATGACCTCATCTTATCAAGTTACTTCATTCCACCACTCACAACGGTAAAACAACCATTAGAAGGGATTGGGCAAGCCGCCGTGTTTACTTTGCTTGATTTAATTAATGGTAATAACCAAGCGCATCGAGTGCCACCAGTTGAGTTAAAAGTGCGCGATTCGACCGCACCGTTTTCGATTAGCTAGGCAGTTAAACCCTATATCACAAAACATGATTAGCGATATAGGGTTAACTTGGTCGAAAGAATAAAATGCTAGAAGCTAGCTAATGATTGGCCACTTTCATTATCAAAGAGATGCAGCTCATTGAGATCCCAAACGATATCAGTAATGGCACTGTTATCAATATCCACAATGCTCGCTTCAACCAGTAAAGGCTGCTCTCCAACTTGGGTTTTTAAGAGCATATTGGCGCCAAGTAACTCTTTATCTTTAATGTTGACGGTGAATGATTGAACTTGGTCATGTTCAATATGGTTGCTGCGCAGATAAATATCGGTAGGTCGAATACCAACACGCACCGCTTGGCCACTACGGATCTTATCGTGGAAGCGACTAGGAACGGTAAGCGTCTCTTTGCCTAAATCCACGATGTATTGATCTCCATGCAGTTCAATCTTACCATCCAAC
Encoded here:
- the ltrA gene encoding group II intron reverse transcriptase/maturase; amino-acid sequence: MESICEPANLNEALRRVKSNKGCAGVDKLNIEATINLLKQNGNGQQLRQSIIDGSYQPQPVLGVEIPKSSGGFRQLGIPTVIDRMVQQAIVIKLTEILEPTFSSNSFGFRPNRSAHDALVQGSYYIRKGKSFVVDIDLEKYFDTVNHDRLMHRLSKQIEDKRVLKLIRRYLQSGLMRNGLMEKRQKGTPQGGPLSPLLSNVVLDELDKELERRGHKFCRYADDCQIYVGSQAAAERVKASITSYLEGKLKLKVNREKSAATRIENRRYLSHRFKSNGEIQISPEALTRMKRRVRQITKRNRGRELSRIIKELTQYLRGWQHYFKLALRKRVMTNLDSWIRRRLRCYRLKQRKRKYSIATWLQNNGVSERNAWKIAMSDKGWWKLSRTPQVNHAMSNVRFTEMGLYSLLDGYDILKMYSEPPYATHACAVV
- the oppD gene encoding ABC transporter ATP-binding protein; amino-acid sequence: MSNLLDVQDLRVEFKTQDGMVTAVNDLSFSIKQGETLGIVGESGSGKSQTVFAIMGLLAKNGVISGSAKFEGKEILNLPEKELNKIRAEEIAMIFQDPMTSLNPYMKVSEQLMEVLMLHKGMGKTEAFEESVRMLEAVKIPEARKRINMYPHEFSGGMRQRVMIAMALLCRPKLLIADEPTTALDVTVQAQIMDLLNELKDEFNTAIIMITHDLGVVAGSCEKVLVMYAGRTMEYGSVDEIFYKPSHPYSEGLLRAIPRLDTEGEELPTIPGNPPNLLRLPTGCPYQERCHRVTDRCRKEAPQLLPFGEDRFRACFSEWETWKS
- the oppC gene encoding oligopeptide ABC transporter permease OppC, with product MLTKKENLEAIEKFSENLEIEGRSLWQDARIRFMRNKAAMVSLVILALITLSVIFLPMFAHFAYDDTDWYALQAAPSAEHVFGTDSLGRDLYVRTLMGGRISLMVGVLGAFVAVLIGTLYGAASGFIGGKVDRIMMRILEILYAVPFMFLVIVLVTFFGRNIILIFVAIGAIAWLDMARIVRGQTLSLRNKEFIEAAHVCGVSNWKIITRHIVPNVLGIVAVYSTLLVPSMILTESFLSFLGLGVQEPMTSWGALLQEGAQTMEIAIWQLGFPAAFMVVTLFCFNYVGDGLRDALDPKDR
- the oppF gene encoding murein tripeptide/oligopeptide ABC transporter ATP binding protein OppF — translated: MSITNEVKTEQPSIVEPKAKIEKVALADKNLLLDIKDLKVHFNIASKSAWPWSKPAKLKAVDGVNVRLYEGETLGVVGESGCGKSTFARAIVGLVEATEGEVLWLGQDLTRMQAVQKREKRKEIQMIFQDPLASLNPRMTVGDIIAEPLVTFYPKLSKAEVKAKVKAMMDKVGLLPNVINRYPHEFSGGQCQRIGIARALILNPKMIICDEPVSALDVSIQAQVVNLLKELQRELGLSLVFIAHDLSVVKHISDRVLVMYLGNAVELGESDALFANPKHPYTKALMSAVPIPDPKKERAKVIQMLEGDLPSPINPPSGCVFRTRCPIATAQCAEQKPQIKGTDVHAVSCLLVD
- the oppB gene encoding oligopeptide ABC transporter permease OppB, with protein sequence MFKFIFKRLIEAIPTLLVLITVSFFLMRFAPGNPFSSERPLPPEVMANINAKYGLDKPVLVQYTTYLTNILQGDFGPSFKYQDYTVNELVYAALPVSAKVGFFAFIFTLIAGVGVGTIAALRQNTWIDYTIMSTAMLGVVMPSFVLAPVLIYIFSINLGWFPAGGWKDGGFQYLFLPMVGMSLLYVATFARITRGSMIETLNSNFIRTARAKGLSYKYIVFKHALKPALLPVVSYMGPAFVGIITGSVVIETIFGLPGIGKLFVNAAFNRDYSLVMGITILIGFLFILFNAIVDVLLAYIDPKIRY
- a CDS encoding LacI family DNA-binding transcriptional regulator, translated to MRVKSKKISVPTVYDVAELAGVSPSTVSRFLNRTTFVAPDKSQLIENAISTLGYKPSTRQGAKSVTRSMTLGVLIQSAESPFSSEILYGMEKAVTSRGYNLLIATGYWNNEAETKAMDKLIAQKVDGIMTLTGTLSDEQVNRYATSKPIVAIGRSMEGKNVTSIKVDNSIGAYMATNHLIQQGHSRIVHLQGIVSHSDAQQRLEGYKRALTDAGLPINERLIRRGEFEMKDSFDAVTRLIKEKQPFSAIFAANDQSAYGAMQALYQHGIRVPAQVSVVGFDDLILSSYFIPPLTTVKQPLEGIGQAAVFTLLDLINGNNQAHRVPPVELKVRDSTAPFSIS